A stretch of the Danio rerio strain Tuebingen ecotype United States chromosome 18, GRCz12tu, whole genome shotgun sequence genome encodes the following:
- the pid1 gene encoding PTB-containing, cubilin and LRP1-interacting protein has protein sequence MWQPASERLQHLQSMLKTKLNVLTLRKDPLPTVIFHEPEAIELCSTTPNAKNRTHTGYKVTYLGKVTISGTHFLSGCTESAVVGLWDTKQTSVTHDDSITSSNAILEIRPFQVRMHHLDGRGEATVAMDTFQVARIAYCTADHDISPNVFAWIYRQINDDLTFQMDCHAVECESKLEAKKLAHSMMEAFKKTFHSMRSDGRIHKSGSSDEFPEEPSTPDDG, from the exons CATTTACAGAGCATGCTGAAGACCAAACTGAATGTGCTGACGCTCCGGAAGGATCCGCTGCCGACAGTCATCTTTCATGAGCCTGAAGCCATCGAGCTGTGTTCAACCACACCGAACGCCAAGAACCGCACACATACAGGATACAAG GTGACGTACCTCGGCAAGGTGACGATTTCCGGCACTCACTTCCTATCCGGCTGCACCGAATCGGCAGTGGTTGGATTATGGGACACAAAGCAGACATCGGTCACCCATGATGACTCCATCACCTCCAGCAATGCCATCCTAGAAATCCGGCCATTTCAGGTGCGCATGCATCACCTGGACGGCCGCGGCGAGGCCACCGTCGCAATGGACACCTTCCAGGTGGCGCGCATCGCATACTGCACTGCAGACCACGACATTAGCCCCAATGTGTTTGCGTGGATCTACCGACAAATCAACGACGATCTGACCTTCCAGATGGACTGCCACGCTGTGGAGTGCGAGAGCAAACTAGAGGCGAAAAAACTGGCCCACTCCATGATGGAAGCCTTTAAGAAAACCTTCCACAGCATGCGCAGCGACGGGCGCATCCACAAAAGCGGATCATCTGATGAGTTTCCTGAAGAGCCAAGCACACCTGACGATGGCTGA